In one Streptomyces venezuelae genomic region, the following are encoded:
- a CDS encoding ATP-binding cassette domain-containing protein: MDQNHEATHRETHPDTHRCIAIEGARENNLKEVSLRIPKGRLTVFTGVSGSGKSSVVFDTIAVESQRQLNETFTWFVRNRLPKYERPHADAIEELSPAIVVDQKPIGGHSRSTVGTMTDIYSVIRVLFSRHGTPSAGPATAYSFNDPSGMCTECDGLGRTVRPDYDRILDPARSLADGAILFPPFAVGTWQGQTYTNTPDLDTHKPVGEFTDAERRFLLRGGGGRARKKVNVNNTGGARDIDYEGLADRFERLYLNRDLSTLSQRTRDLVQGFLDEGPCPACHGARLNPTALATRINGLGIADCTRMEVSDLIRELGRVDDPVAGPIAAAAVAALERIEAIGLGYLSLDRETSTLSGGEGQRLKMVRHLGSSLTGMTYIFDEPSVGLHPRDVGRLNDLLLRLRDKGNTVLVVEHDPDVIAIADHVVDMGPAAGTDGGLVVFEGTPQELCRADTLTGRHLRRTTGIKEHPREAVGGHWVKGADLHNLKNVSVRVPTGVLTAVTGVAGSGKTTLVSKAYTDAHPDAVVVDQSSIGISGRSTPATYLGIMDTVRKLFARETGAKASLFSFNSHGACERCQGRGIIYSDLAFMDPVTTTCEACEGRRFKEEVLRLTVDGRSVVDVLEMTAEQALDFFARLDDTSVRRRLCALRDVGLTYLTLGQPLSTLSGGERQRIKLATQLHRTGTTYVLDEPTTGLHMADIDGLLAMLDRLVDAGNTVIVVEHNLDVVKHADWVIDLGPDGGKHGGRIVFEGTPAQLLRAEGSFTADHLRGALGGDGRRAA, translated from the coding sequence ATGGACCAGAACCACGAGGCCACGCACCGAGAGACACATCCGGACACGCACCGTTGCATCGCCATCGAAGGCGCCCGGGAGAACAACCTCAAGGAGGTGAGCCTGCGCATCCCCAAGGGCAGGCTCACCGTCTTCACGGGCGTGTCGGGATCGGGAAAGTCGTCGGTCGTCTTCGACACGATCGCGGTGGAGTCGCAGCGCCAGCTGAACGAGACGTTCACCTGGTTCGTCCGCAACCGGCTGCCGAAGTACGAGCGGCCGCATGCGGACGCCATCGAGGAGCTCTCCCCCGCGATCGTCGTCGACCAGAAGCCGATCGGCGGCCACTCCCGCTCCACCGTGGGCACGATGACGGACATCTACTCCGTGATCCGCGTGCTGTTCTCCCGGCACGGCACGCCGAGCGCGGGCCCGGCGACGGCGTACTCGTTCAACGACCCGTCGGGCATGTGCACCGAGTGCGACGGACTCGGGCGCACGGTACGGCCCGACTACGACCGCATCCTCGACCCCGCCAGGTCCCTGGCGGACGGCGCGATCCTCTTCCCGCCGTTCGCCGTGGGCACCTGGCAGGGCCAGACGTACACGAACACGCCCGACCTGGACACGCACAAGCCGGTCGGTGAATTCACCGACGCGGAAAGGCGGTTCCTGCTGCGGGGCGGGGGCGGGCGTGCGCGGAAGAAGGTGAACGTCAACAACACGGGTGGCGCGCGGGACATCGACTACGAAGGGCTCGCCGACCGCTTCGAGCGGCTCTACCTGAACCGCGACCTCTCCACGCTCTCACAGAGGACCCGCGACCTCGTCCAGGGCTTCCTGGACGAGGGGCCCTGCCCGGCCTGTCACGGGGCCCGCCTCAACCCCACGGCGCTCGCCACCCGCATCAACGGCCTCGGCATCGCCGACTGCACCCGGATGGAAGTCAGCGACCTCATCAGGGAGTTGGGACGCGTCGACGACCCGGTGGCCGGCCCGATCGCGGCGGCCGCCGTGGCCGCACTGGAACGGATCGAGGCGATCGGCCTCGGCTATCTCAGCCTGGACCGCGAGACGTCCACCCTCTCCGGGGGCGAGGGACAGCGCCTGAAGATGGTGCGCCACCTCGGGTCCAGCCTCACCGGGATGACATACATCTTCGACGAGCCGAGCGTCGGACTGCACCCGCGCGACGTGGGGCGCCTGAACGACCTCCTGCTCCGGCTGCGCGACAAGGGCAACACCGTCCTGGTCGTCGAGCACGACCCCGACGTCATCGCGATCGCCGACCACGTCGTCGACATGGGCCCGGCGGCGGGCACCGACGGCGGCCTGGTCGTCTTCGAAGGCACACCGCAGGAGTTGTGCCGGGCCGACACCCTCACCGGCCGCCACCTGCGGCGCACCACCGGCATCAAGGAGCACCCGCGCGAAGCCGTGGGGGGCCACTGGGTCAAGGGCGCCGACCTGCACAACCTGAAGAACGTGAGCGTGCGGGTGCCCACCGGGGTCCTCACGGCGGTCACCGGCGTCGCGGGGTCCGGAAAGACCACCCTGGTCTCGAAGGCGTACACCGACGCGCACCCGGACGCCGTCGTCGTGGACCAGTCGTCCATCGGCATCTCCGGCCGCTCCACCCCGGCGACGTACCTCGGGATCATGGACACGGTGCGCAAGCTGTTCGCGCGCGAGACCGGCGCGAAGGCGAGCCTGTTCAGCTTCAACTCCCATGGAGCGTGTGAGCGTTGTCAGGGGCGCGGGATCATCTACAGCGACCTGGCGTTCATGGACCCGGTGACCACGACGTGCGAGGCGTGCGAGGGACGCCGCTTCAAGGAAGAGGTGCTGCGGCTCACCGTGGACGGCCGGTCCGTGGTGGACGTACTGGAGATGACGGCAGAGCAGGCCCTGGACTTCTTCGCGCGACTCGACGACACGTCCGTGCGTCGCCGGCTGTGCGCCCTGCGGGACGTGGGTCTCACCTACCTCACACTCGGGCAGCCACTGAGCACGCTCTCCGGGGGCGAGCGTCAACGCATCAAGCTGGCCACGCAGTTGCACCGCACCGGCACGACGTACGTCCTGGACGAGCCGACCACCGGACTGCACATGGCGGACATCGACGGGCTGCTCGCCATGCTGGACCGGCTCGTCGACGCCGGCAACACGGTGATCGTCGTCGAGCACAACCTCGACGTCGTCAAGCACGCGGACTGGGTGATCGATCTGGGTCCGGACGGCGGCAAGCACGGCGGTCGGATCGTCTTCGAGGGGACGCCGGCGCAGCTGCTGCGGGCCGAGGGCTCGTTCACGGCCGATCATCTGCGAGGCGCTCTGGGCGGGGACGGGCGACGCGCTGCATGA
- the ddaH gene encoding dimethylargininase: protein MPSKKALIRRPSPRLAEGLVTHLQRTPVDVGLATRQWEAYVAALNEHGWETFEVEPADACPDSVFVEDAVVVFRNVALIARSGARSRQGETTGVEEAVGRLGCSVNWVWEPGTLEGGDVLKVGDTLYVGRGGRTDAEGVRQLRAVFEPLGARVVSVPVAKVLHLKSAVTALPDGTVVGYEPLVDSPSLFPRFLPVPEEAGAHVVLLGGSKLLMSASAPRSAELFADLGFDPVPVEISEFEKLEGCVTCLSVRLRELYA from the coding sequence GTGCCCAGCAAGAAGGCCCTGATACGCCGCCCGAGCCCGCGCCTCGCGGAGGGCCTGGTCACCCACCTGCAACGCACGCCTGTCGACGTGGGCCTCGCGACGCGGCAGTGGGAGGCGTACGTGGCGGCGCTGAACGAGCACGGCTGGGAGACGTTCGAGGTGGAGCCGGCGGACGCGTGCCCCGACTCGGTCTTCGTGGAGGACGCGGTGGTCGTCTTCCGGAACGTGGCCCTGATCGCCAGGTCCGGCGCCCGCTCCCGGCAGGGCGAGACGACCGGCGTCGAGGAGGCGGTCGGCAGGCTCGGGTGCTCGGTCAACTGGGTGTGGGAGCCGGGGACGCTGGAGGGCGGGGACGTGCTCAAGGTCGGCGACACCCTCTACGTCGGGCGGGGCGGCAGGACCGACGCCGAGGGGGTGCGGCAGCTGCGGGCCGTCTTCGAGCCGCTCGGCGCGCGGGTCGTCTCGGTGCCCGTGGCCAAGGTCCTGCACCTGAAGTCCGCCGTGACGGCGCTGCCCGACGGGACGGTCGTCGGGTACGAGCCGCTCGTCGACAGCCCCTCGCTCTTCCCCCGCTTCCTTCCCGTGCCGGAGGAGGCGGGCGCGCACGTGGTGCTGCTCGGCGGCTCGAAACTGCTGATGTCGGCGAGTGCGCCCCGCAGCGCGGAGCTCTTCGCCGATCTCGGATTCGACCCGGTTCCAGTGGAAATCAGCGAGTTCGAGAAGCTCGAAGGCTGTGTGACGTGCCTCTCAGTCCGACTCCGTGAACTGTACGCCTGA